In one window of Myxocyprinus asiaticus isolate MX2 ecotype Aquarium Trade chromosome 43, UBuf_Myxa_2, whole genome shotgun sequence DNA:
- the LOC127433909 gene encoding interleukin-1 beta-like produces the protein MMACKGYEMTLSLDYAYEVDSAFDSDSTDYDEMDCSDPLAMSGRCDTHEGIKVEMLTHPHNSMRQVVNLIVALRRMKCLKQQSTEFRNDELLRIFMDDVIEERCVNWNRETARTGKGSYNKSSRILQCTVCDKFQKSLVRSGTEYHLQAVTLKAGNTQQKVWFSLSTYVSTNPSVSNSQPVCLGISKSNLYLACTKQNPTDNPTLVLKEVTDTLNTITADDPNGLLFFRKETGVSVNTFESVKYPGWFISTAFDDYERVNVCQEPAVDRIKSFMLNDEKIIQS, from the exons ATGATGGCCTGCAAGGGATATGAAATGACACTGTCTTTAGACTA TGCATACGAAGTTGACAGTGCGTTTGACTCTGACAGCACTGATTATGATGAAATGGACTGCTCAGATCCACTAGCCATG AGTGGGCGATGCGACACGCATGAAGGCATCAAAGTGGAGATGTTGACGCATCCTCACAACAGTATGAGACAGGTGGTGAACCTCATTGTTGCTCTGCGGAGAATGAAATGCCTCAAACAACAGTCAACTGAATTTAGGAATGACGAACTGCTCAGAATATTCATGGATGATGTGATTGAAG AGCGGTGTGTGAATTGGAATCGGGAAACGGCACGTACCGGAAAAGGATCCTACAATAAGAGCAGCCGGATCTTGCAGTGCACTGTGTGCGATAAGTTCCAGAAAAGTCTTGTGCGGAGTGGTACGGAGTATCATTTGCAGGCCGTGACACTAAAAGCAGGCAACACTCAGCAGAAAG TTTGGTTCAGTCTATCAACATATGTATCTACAAATCCCAGTGTGTCTAACTCCCAGCCGGTGTGCCTGGGAATTTCCAAGAGCAACCTCTACCTTGCTTGTACCAAGCAAAACCCAACTGACAATCCTACCCTGGTCTTAAAG gagGTCACTGATACCTTAAACACCATCACAGCTGATGATCCAAATGGGCTCCTCTTCTTCAGGAAAGAGACCGGTGTGTCTGTCAACACTTTTGAATCTGTTAAATATCCCGGATGGTTCATTAGCACAGCTTTTGATGATTATGAGCGAGTGAATGTGTGCCAGGAACCAGCTGTGGACCGCATCAAGAGCTTCATGCtgaatgatgaaaaaataatCCAGAGTTAA